A DNA window from Argiope bruennichi chromosome X2, qqArgBrue1.1, whole genome shotgun sequence contains the following coding sequences:
- the LOC129959743 gene encoding uncharacterized protein LOC129959743: protein MFAPLPEDRFKDASCFEVTGIDLAGPVFLRDGSKSWIVLFTCSVNWDQVVTDGAVSRIIWKFIPPSSPWWGGWWERLIALVKDLFKRVLGKASLKYEELNPLLCECESIINSRPITYVSDDNELEHLTPSMFMRDLMECGVPDLDNLESTSLQKIHIYRLKLREDLRKRFRLEYLGHLRQNTNKIRKADGIKVGEIVLIENKNLKRLYWHL from the exons ATGTTTGCTCCTCTGCCTGAAGATCGATTCAAGGATGCTTCTTGTTTTGAAGTCACTGGAATAGATCTGGCTGGACCAGTCTTCTTGAGAGATGGAAGCAAATCATGGATAGTTTTATTTACCTGTTCA GTTAACTGGGATCAAGTTGTTACTGATGGAGCTGTGAGTAGAATCATCTGGAAATTTATACCTCCATCTTCACCCTGGTGGGGAGGATGGTGGGAACGTCTTATCGCTCTTGTTAAAGATCTTTTTAAAAGAGTATTGGGTAAAGCAAGCTTGAAGTATGAAGAGTTAAATCCCCTATTGTGTGAATGTGAAAGCATTATTAACTCTAGGCCTATCACGTACGTGTCAGATGACAATGAACTTGAACACTTAACACCGTCTATGTTTATGAGAGACTTAATGGAATGTGGTGTACCTGATCTTGATAATTTGGAATCTACCAGTCTTCAAAAGATACACATATATCGGTTGAAACTTCGTGAAGACCTACGTAAACGTTTTAGACTGGAGTATCTAGGGCATTTGAGACAGAATACGAATAAAATTAGAAAGGCTGATGGTATTAAGGTGGGAGAAATAGttctcattgaaaataaaaatctaaaaagactCTACTGGCATTTATGA